GCATCAACACGGCGGTGCACGGACGCGCGCAGGGGATCGGATTCGCCATCCCGATCGATTCCGCCAAGCGCGTGCTCGCCGATCTCATCGAACACGGCAAGGTCAACTACGGCTGGTTCGGCTTGCGCGTGCGCGATTTGCCGGCGGAAACGCGGACCGGCGGCGTTCTCGTGACGCACGTCTTCGCGAAAACTCCCGCCGCGGCGGGCGGGCTTTTGGCGGGCGATGTCGTCACGGAAATCGATGGCCACCCGGTCGCGGATTCCGGCGCGTATCGCGGCATCGTATCCGGATACACCGTCGGCGAGACGGCCGACTTCAAAATCGTTCGCCGAACGGACGAGATGACCCTGAACATCCGGCCGGAGCGCTTCCCTGTCGCGATGGTCGATCCGTACGCGATGGCACTTCTTGGTTTCCGCCTCGTGCCGGCGACGCCGCGTCAGGCCAGGGCCTTTGGGCTTGCGCCCGGCAAGACGATGATCGTCAGGGACATCCGCGCGGACAGCGCGGCGGCGCAGGTCGGCGTACGGCCGGGCGATGCCGTGCTCGAAATCGAAAACCGCGCGGTCACCGACGCGGCAAGCTACCAGGCCGCGGTCGCCTCGTTGCGCCTGAAGTCGTCCGCCGTCGTGCTCGTGCAGCGAGGCGGCACGGCGGCGTACCTCTCGCTTCCCCTGCCCTGATGTCGGTCGCCGCCAAACTGCGCAACAAACTCCTTGCGGGCCTTGCGGTCGGGGCGCTGGTGTATATCGGCGTCGTCATCTATTCCGGCTGGTCCGACGTGCGCGCCGCGCTCGCGCAATTCCCGTGGGCGTATCTGCCGCTCATCCTCGGCCTTTCGCTGCTGAATTACCTGTTCCGCTTCGGCAAGTGGAGCTACTACCTGCGCGTCATGAATATCAATGTCCGCACGGGCGACAGCTTCGTCGTGTTCATGTCCGGCCTGGTCATGGTCATCAGCCCCGGCAAGATCGGCGAGCTGGTGAAAAGCGTCTTTTTGCGCCAGGCGTCCCGCGTTCCGATGGCGCGAACCATGCCGATCGTGTTCGCCGAGCGGCTCACGGACTTCATCGCGCTCGTCATCATTTCGTTCGCCGGTTTCGGCGTGCTGGCGACCGGCGACTACGTCATTTTGCTTGTCGTCGCCGCCATGCTTGTCGGCACGGTTCTCGTTATCGGACACCGGCCGACGTCGATGTTTTTCATTGGGCTCGTGGAGCGCCTGCCGGTCGCCCGGCGCGTCGGCCACAAGCTGCACACGATGTACGACAGCATGAGCACGCTCGTGCGTCTGACGCCCCTTGTCGTCGCAACGCTGTGGTCGATCCTCGCGTGGCTTTGCGAGTGCGTGGGCTTGTGGATCGTCGCGCACCTGCTCGGAAGTTCGATTGACGTGCTCGCCGCGTCGTTCATCTACGCGTTCGGCACGATTGTCGGCGCCGTCGCGCCGGGGGGTCTTGGCGTCACCGACGGCACGCTCATCGCGATGTTGCAATCGAACGCCGTCACGGGTGGCGCCGCGTTGTCGAAGGCGGGCGCGTCGGCGGCGACGATGATCATCCGCATGGCGACTCTGTGGTTCGCGGTGTTGGTCGGCGCGGGCGTGCTGCTCGCGTTTCAGTCGCGTTTCGCGGGCGCGGAACGCGTGCTGGATGACGCCGAGGCCGCGGCCGAACGAGAGAACGCGGCGGGGTTGCCCGACAAATAGCGCCTACAGATATTCGTCCATCCCGAGCCGGCGCATCTCCTCCACCGCGCGCTTCACCTCCTGGGCGCGCTCTTTCGAACAGACGAGCGTCACGTCCGGCGTGTGAACGACGACAAGATTGCTGACGCCAAGAAGCGCGATCGCGCCGTCTTGCGACAGCGCGAGATTTCCCGTGCCGTCGATGGACACGACCGTGCCGCGCCCCCGGTTGCCGTTCGCGTCGGGACGAAGCAGGTCGAACAGTTCGGCGTAACTGCCGACATCGCTCCAGCCGATATCGGCGCCGATCGCGACGATGTTATCCGCGCGCTCCATGACGGCGTGGTCGATGGAGAGGCTCGGCAGCGTGGGATACACCTCGCCGATCACCTCGATCACGCGGCGCGCGTCCTGGCCCGGATCGATGTAGGACAGCCCTTCCGAAAGCGCGGGCTCATACTTTTCGATGGCCGCGAGAATCGCCCTGGCGGTAAACACGAACATGCCCGAATTCCAGGCATGCCGCCCGCTCGCGAGAAATTTTTCCGCTGTCTCGGCGTCCGGCTTTTCGAGAAAACGCGCGACGCGGCGCGCGTTTACGCCGCCCGCGGTCACCGCGACCGCGTCGTCCAGCTCGAGATATCCGTAACCCGTTTCCGCGCGCGTTGGCGTGATACCGAAAGTGACGAGAACGTTGTTTTCCGACGCGATCCCGGCCGCAGCCAACAAAAGCCGGCGAAACTCGTCTTCCGCGCGAATCAGGTGATCCGACGGCAGCACGGCGAGTACCGCGTCGGCGTCGCGGTGCGCGATCACCCGCGCGGCAAGGCCGACGCACGCCGCGGTGTTACGCTGCACGGGTTCGGCGATGATGTTCGCAAGCGGCACCAGCGGAATGCGGTGGCTCGTGTTTTCGCGAATGCTTTCCCCGGTGACCACAAAAAGGCGCGGCGGCGCAACGATGGGCATCACCCGTTCGACCGTGCGTTCGAGCAACGTCTTCTCCCCCTCCAGGGTCAGGAGCTGCTTGGGACGCCCGGCGCGCGAAAGCGGCCAAAATCGTGTGCCGCTGCCGCCGGCCATGACGACCGCGTACAAATTCATGCGTCGCCCTCCTCTTCGCCTCGCGCGTCCGCCGCGCTCTCGTCCGGCGGCGCGCTTGCGGCGGCCCGCGTCAGCGCATCGATCGCCATCACGAGATCATCGAGCCCGGTCCGATCGACCGCGCTGACCGCGAGCACCGTTTCGCCCCGTTTCTTCAACGCCCGCCGAAGCAATGTCAGCCGCGCGTTGGCGCCCGGCACATCAACCTTGTTGGCGACGACCAGGTGCGGCTTTTCGGGAAGCGCGGCGTGATAGGTTTCAAGCTCGCGCAGAATCGTTTCGAAGTCGAGCATCGGATCGCGGCCGTTTTCCGGGTCGAGATCGAGCACGTGGACGATCGCGCGCGTGCGTTCGATGTGCCGCAAAAATTTCAAACCCAGGCCCGCGCCCGCGTGCGCACCTTCGATCAGGCCGGGCAGATCGGCGATGACAAGCCGCCGGCCGCGGTCCAGATCGAGCACGCCGAGGTTCGGCGAAAGCGTGGTGAAGGGATACGACGCGATCTTGGGGCGCGCGGCCGTGAGCGCCGCGATGAGCGTGCTCTTTCCGACCGACGGCAGCCCGACAAGGCCGACGTCGGCGATGAGCTTGAGTTCGAGCGCGATCCATTTTTCCTCACCGGGGCCGCCCTCGGTGATCATGCGCGGCGCGCGGTTGGCGGACGTGGCGAAGGTCGCGTTACCGCGGCCGCCCCGGCCGCCGTGCGCGGCGACGTATTCGGCGCCGAACGTATCCAGGTCGGCGAGAATCCCGGTTTTGTCCGCGTCGTAAACGACCGTGCCGGGCGGCACGTGGACGACGAGGTTGCCGCCGTTTCGACCGTGCCGGCCGGACGATCCGCCGTTCGCGCCTCGCCGCGCGCGGTGATGACGCTTGTAACGCAGGTCGATGAGATTCAAATCCTGGCTGTCGGCGCGGATGATGACGTCGCCGCCGCGCCCGCCGTTCCCTCCGTCCGGACCGCCGCGGGGCACGTATTTTTCGCGCCGAAACGACAGGCAGCCGTCGCCGCCGTCGCCCGACCGGACGAAGATTCTGGCCTCATCGATAAAGTCCATCGCCGATCACTCCCCCAAGGGAGCGCACTTGTAGTCCACGCGTTTATCCGCGCCGACAAGGGAAACGAGGTCGTCGGAGACGGATCCCGGGAGCCCGGCCGCGCCGCTTCCGGCGATGTATCCGAGCGAATTCAACTTCTCCACCATCTCCGCGCTCATCTCGATCTGGTCGCCGATTTCAAAACGCGTGACGACATGCTTGTTCGCGAGCACCTCGCGGCAACGGACGGCATAACCTTTTTGCGGCAACGCGCGCGCCCCGCCGATGTCGGCGGGCACGGCGAACGGAACCGCCTCCGGATGCGCGCCGTGGGCGCCTAGTGTCACAAGCCGCGGATCACGCGCATCGCCGACCAGCAGATCCATCGCCATGGCGGCGTCGGGCGGTTCGAGAATGACATGCAGGCCGTTCGCGCCGTCGTTCGCGAACGCGAGAAACGAGATCGTGCGATCGTCTTTTTGCATGCCGAATTCGCGGCTGACGAGCTGGCGATTCGCGTCGACATCGTAGATGACATCGTCCTTGAAAACGGCAACGAGAGCGCCGTTTGTGCGCAGCGTGCCGAGGTATTTCGTTGGCTCGTCCGCTCCGGCGAACGTCAGCGAGAGAAGACGCCGCGTTTCGTAGAGCCCCGTGCCGAGAATTTCGTTGCGCATCATGGCGGCGCGTTCACGCTCGCTTTCCGATATGTTGGTTTTTTCGCCCGCGTCCGCGGCGAGGTCGTACAACTCGCGACCGAAAAGACGGCCCGACAGGCGAAACGGCGGCGATTCGATCGCCTTCCACCCGTCTTTCACGAGCGCCACGCGATCCGGGCCCTGGCGCGTCGTTTCCGCGAGAAACATGCGGTTGGCGAGCGCTTCGTCCGCTTGATCGCCGCGCGCCAGCGACGCGACGCTTCGCCCCGCGATGCCTTCGACCGGCGGCAAGCCGGCCAGGTCGAGGATCGTCGGCATCAGATCGACAAGCCCCACCGGCGCGCCGACGGCCGTCCCGGACGCGACACCGGGCCCGGCCATCAGAAGCGGCACGCGGAGTTGCTCGTCGTAGAGCGTGAAACCGTGCTCCATGAGCCGGTGTTCCATGAACTCCTCGCCGTGATCGCTCGTGACGACGATGAGCGGATTTTCGACGCCGAGCTTGTCGATCATCTCGAAGAGCCGCCCGAGTTGCTTGTCGGTGAACTCGATCTCGCCCTCGTAGAGGTGGATAAGCCCGCGGCGCACCTGCTCGGCCTTCGGCTCTCCCTCGTGATGCACGACGTACAAAACATCCGCCGTGTCGCCGCGAACGAAATCCAGGTCGGCGGGAAGATGGCGCACGCGCAATGTCGGCGGCGGTGTGTAAGGCGTGTGTGGATCGAAAAGATGCAGGAAAAGAAAAAAGGGATCGCCGCTGTTTTTCTTCAACCACTTGATCGCCAGGTCGACCATCAGATCGGCGGGAGCCTCCTCGCGATGCTCGAAGTCGTCGAATCCGCGATCGAACCCGTACGGCTCGCCGACGTAGTAATGCGTCACGAACGCGCCCGTCTTGTAGCCCGCGGCGTGAAAGCGTTCGGTCAGCATCGTCGCGTCGGCGCGAATCTTCACCTTGTCGTCGATCGCGCGGTGATCGGTCGGATAAAGGCCTGTGAACATCGACGCGTGACTCGGCAGGGTCCACGGCGCGGCCGCGCGGCACGTTTCGAAGCGAGCGCCGCGAGCCGCCAGGGCATCGAGATTCGGAGAAACTTTCGGCTCGTGCCCGTAGCTCCCGAGAAAATCCGCGCGCAGCGTGTCGATGGAGACAAACACGACACTCGGTCCCTGCGGCTTTTTTCCGCATCCGGCCGCGATGACAAGAAGCGTCAGTACGAGCGCGGCCGGGAATCGATGGCGACCCTTCATGTCAGTTTCCCGCTCCCTGAAGATATCGATGGACAAGCTCGCTCGTCGATTCGTCGCC
This sequence is a window from bacterium. Protein-coding genes within it:
- a CDS encoding trypsin-like peptidase domain-containing protein; translation: MRRTPLFLIAALFLSAASAGASSLRETPVVRAVRSAGPAVVNISASPREDRVFPFFGDPLYEKFFRDYFNMYPQPRRESALGSGLLIDERGYVLTNEHVVFGAGGLKVTLSDGTVFPARVIGTEPARDLAVLKVDAERPLPAARLGASAEIMIGETVIAIGSPYGLSNSVTTGVISSVGRTVRTEGDRVYLDFIQTDASINPGNSGGPLLNLDGEVIGINTAVHGRAQGIGFAIPIDSAKRVLADLIEHGKVNYGWFGLRVRDLPAETRTGGVLVTHVFAKTPAAAGGLLAGDVVTEIDGHPVADSGAYRGIVSGYTVGETADFKIVRRTDEMTLNIRPERFPVAMVDPYAMALLGFRLVPATPRQARAFGLAPGKTMIVRDIRADSAAAQVGVRPGDAVLEIENRAVTDAASYQAAVASLRLKSSAVVLVQRGGTAAYLSLPLP
- a CDS encoding flippase-like domain-containing protein yields the protein MSVAAKLRNKLLAGLAVGALVYIGVVIYSGWSDVRAALAQFPWAYLPLILGLSLLNYLFRFGKWSYYLRVMNINVRTGDSFVVFMSGLVMVISPGKIGELVKSVFLRQASRVPMARTMPIVFAERLTDFIALVIISFAGFGVLATGDYVILLVVAAMLVGTVLVIGHRPTSMFFIGLVERLPVARRVGHKLHTMYDSMSTLVRLTPLVVATLWSILAWLCECVGLWIVAHLLGSSIDVLAASFIYAFGTIVGAVAPGGLGVTDGTLIAMLQSNAVTGGAALSKAGASAATMIIRMATLWFAVLVGAGVLLAFQSRFAGAERVLDDAEAAAERENAAGLPDK
- a CDS encoding NTP transferase domain-containing protein; the protein is MNLYAVVMAGGSGTRFWPLSRAGRPKQLLTLEGEKTLLERTVERVMPIVAPPRLFVVTGESIRENTSHRIPLVPLANIIAEPVQRNTAACVGLAARVIAHRDADAVLAVLPSDHLIRAEDEFRRLLLAAAGIASENNVLVTFGITPTRAETGYGYLELDDAVAVTAGGVNARRVARFLEKPDAETAEKFLASGRHAWNSGMFVFTARAILAAIEKYEPALSEGLSYIDPGQDARRVIEVIGEVYPTLPSLSIDHAVMERADNIVAIGADIGWSDVGSYAELFDLLRPDANGNRGRGTVVSIDGTGNLALSQDGAIALLGVSNLVVVHTPDVTLVCSKERAQEVKRAVEEMRRLGMDEYL
- the obgE gene encoding GTPase ObgE, which gives rise to MDFIDEARIFVRSGDGGDGCLSFRREKYVPRGGPDGGNGGRGGDVIIRADSQDLNLIDLRYKRHHRARRGANGGSSGRHGRNGGNLVVHVPPGTVVYDADKTGILADLDTFGAEYVAAHGGRGGRGNATFATSANRAPRMITEGGPGEEKWIALELKLIADVGLVGLPSVGKSTLIAALTAARPKIASYPFTTLSPNLGVLDLDRGRRLVIADLPGLIEGAHAGAGLGLKFLRHIERTRAIVHVLDLDPENGRDPMLDFETILRELETYHAALPEKPHLVVANKVDVPGANARLTLLRRALKKRGETVLAVSAVDRTGLDDLVMAIDALTRAAASAPPDESAADARGEEEGDA
- a CDS encoding sulfatase; translated protein: MKGRHRFPAALVLTLLVIAAGCGKKPQGPSVVFVSIDTLRADFLGSYGHEPKVSPNLDALAARGARFETCRAAAPWTLPSHASMFTGLYPTDHRAIDDKVKIRADATMLTERFHAAGYKTGAFVTHYYVGEPYGFDRGFDDFEHREEAPADLMVDLAIKWLKKNSGDPFFLFLHLFDPHTPYTPPPTLRVRHLPADLDFVRGDTADVLYVVHHEGEPKAEQVRRGLIHLYEGEIEFTDKQLGRLFEMIDKLGVENPLIVVTSDHGEEFMEHRLMEHGFTLYDEQLRVPLLMAGPGVASGTAVGAPVGLVDLMPTILDLAGLPPVEGIAGRSVASLARGDQADEALANRMFLAETTRQGPDRVALVKDGWKAIESPPFRLSGRLFGRELYDLAADAGEKTNISESERERAAMMRNEILGTGLYETRRLLSLTFAGADEPTKYLGTLRTNGALVAVFKDDVIYDVDANRQLVSREFGMQKDDRTISFLAFANDGANGLHVILEPPDAAMAMDLLVGDARDPRLVTLGAHGAHPEAVPFAVPADIGGARALPQKGYAVRCREVLANKHVVTRFEIGDQIEMSAEMVEKLNSLGYIAGSGAAGLPGSVSDDLVSLVGADKRVDYKCAPLGE